One Loxodonta africana isolate mLoxAfr1 chromosome 4, mLoxAfr1.hap2, whole genome shotgun sequence genomic region harbors:
- the MDM1 gene encoding nuclear protein MDM1 isoform X7, producing MGGEWHSHPAQGGKRAVRRRVVWDAGQKLFLGNRLLTPRPLGALCPVNCPSGGASALGDMPVRFKGLSEYQRNFLWKNSYLSESRNPSVGRKYPWAGLRSDQLVNQGLCRTKIQHNDISSLLFLSTLHKNSFVRSSKF from the exons ATGGGCGGGGAATGGCACAGCCACCCGGCTCAGGGAGGGAAGCGCGCAGTGCGGCGGCGCGTAGTCTGGGACGCTGGGCAGAAGCTTTTCCTAGGGAACCGACTGTTGACGCCCCGCCCCCTCGGGGCTCTTTGTCCCGTTAACTGTCCGAGTGGTGGGGCGTCAGCGCTGGGCGACATGCCGGTGCGCTTCAAG GGGCTGAGTGAATACCAGAGAAACTTTCTGTGGAAAAATTCATATTTGTCAGAGTCCCGTAATCCCTCAGTAGGACGAAAGTACCCATGGGCTGGACTTAGATCAGATCAGTTAG TAAATCAAGGCTTATGTAGAACTAAGATCCAACATAATGACATCTCATCCCTTCTCTTCTTGTCTACCCTGCATAAGAACAGCTTTGTGAGAAGTTCCAAATTTTGA
- the MDM1 gene encoding nuclear protein MDM1 isoform X5: protein MGGEWHSHPAQGGKRAVRRRVVWDAGQKLFLGNRLLTPRPLGALCPVNCPSGGASALGDMPVRFKGLSEYQRNFLWKNSYLSESRNPSVGRKYPWAGLRSDQLGITKEPSFISKRRVPYRDPQISESLEWKGSNSENNVVVSAEPEAPILQETEQKEDVNQEEVLALEVSRLPKRTRSHSADSRAEGTIDLVENNEDVKANHTPVNENVELEHSTKLLSEKADSGLDRLLRKKAGLTAVPSHNALRNSEYQRQFVWKTPKEAAPVFANQVLHNKSKFVPQFKGNSVIHETEYKRNFKGLSPVKEPKLRNDLKENGNLETISPEKKCNKKDDPLKSEGEMALKDLNQPKKKLTPWSHQRLGKVNSEYRAKYLSPAQYLYKAGAWTRVKENMPDQGSLNAMWYAEVRELREKAEFYRKRVMGTHFSRDHLNQILSDNNNCWDVSSTTSSEGTISSNIRALDLAGDPTSHKTLQKCPSTKLEEEKPVLEEQPPKFTTEKLGTSGAPTMPVKRRLAWDADNTVEDSQKQPKGEQEEESERDKQVYMGDLEKLEVNEKSEADKINEVSDSSSISSGKGGRLPTPKLRELGGAQRTHHDLTTPAVGGAVLVSPSKVKLLVPQQRKKMFPQDGLATAKNEFTKEPKIIWKSVPRKSCWAGRCYSWPRKKVTLYPY, encoded by the exons ATGGGCGGGGAATGGCACAGCCACCCGGCTCAGGGAGGGAAGCGCGCAGTGCGGCGGCGCGTAGTCTGGGACGCTGGGCAGAAGCTTTTCCTAGGGAACCGACTGTTGACGCCCCGCCCCCTCGGGGCTCTTTGTCCCGTTAACTGTCCGAGTGGTGGGGCGTCAGCGCTGGGCGACATGCCGGTGCGCTTCAAG GGGCTGAGTGAATACCAGAGAAACTTTCTGTGGAAAAATTCATATTTGTCAGAGTCCCGTAATCCCTCAGTAGGACGAAAGTACCCATGGGCTGGACTTAGATCAGATCAGTTAG GAATTACGAAAGAACCAAGTTTTATTTCAAAGAGAAGAGTCCCTTACCGTGACCCACAGATTTCAGAATCTCTTGAGTGGAAGGGATCTAACTCTGAGAACAACGTGGTTGTGTCAGCAGAACCTGAAGCTCCAATATTGCAAGAGACAGAACAAAAAGAAGATGTTAACCAAGAAGAAGTTCTCGCACTGGAAGTTTCCAGACTTCCCAAGAGAACCAGATCTCACTCTGCGGACTCCAGAGCTGAAGGGACCATAGACCTTGTGGAAAATAATGAGGATGTAAAAGCAAACCATACACCAGTTAACGAAAACGTGGAACTGGAACACTCTACCAAGCTTCTTTCAGAAAAAGCAGATAGTGGG ttGGATAGACTTCTACGAAAGAAAGCTGGGTTGACTGCTGTTCCTTCTCATAATGCCTTGAGAAattctgaatatcaaaggcagTTTGTTTGGAAGACTCCTAAAGAAGCAGCTCCGGTTTTTGCCAATCAG gttttgCACAATAAAAGCAAATTTgttccacaattcaaaggtaacTCAGTCATCCATGAAACTGAATACAAAAGAAATTTCAAGGGCTTATCTCCAGTGAAAGAACCAAAGTTAAGAAATGATTTGAAAGAGAATGGAAATCTCGAAACTATATCTCCTGAAAAGAAG tgTAATAAAAAGGATGATCCTTTAAAATCAGAAGGAGAGATGGCATTGAAAGACCTAAACCAGCCTAAAAAGAAGCTTACTCCTTGGAGTCATCAGAGGCTTGG GAAGGTGAATTCTGAATATAGAGCAAAGTATCTGAGCCCAGCTCAGTATCTATATAAAGCTGGGGCTTGGACTCGTGTGAAGGAAAACATGCCAGATCAG GGTTCCCTAAATGCCATGTGGTATGCGGAG GTTAGAGAACTCCGAGAGAAGGCTGAGTTTTATAGGAAACGAGTCATGGGAACACATTTTTCTCGGGACCATTTGAATCAGATTCTATCTGATAACAACAACTGTTGGGATGTCTCCTCAACCACCAGCTCAGAGGGAACGATTAGTAGCAACATCAGAGCTCTAGATCTTGCTGG agaCCCTACAAGCCATAAGACTTTGCAGAAATGTCCTTCTACCAAACTAGAAGAagaaaaacctgtcttggaagaacagccCCCTAAATTTACCACAGAGAAATTGGGCACATCAGGTGCCCCCACTATGCCTGTTAAAAGACGTCTAGCTTGGGATGCAGATAACACCGTTGAAGATTCACAAAAACAGCCAAAAGGGGAGCAGGAGGAGGAAAGTGAAAGGGACAAGCAGGTTTATATGGGAGATCTGGAGAAGTTGGAAGTAAATGAAAAATCTGAGGCAGACAAGATAAACGAAGT GTCAGATTCTTCTTCTATATCCTCAGGAAAAGGAGGCAGGCTTCCTACACCAAAGCTGAGAGAACTTGGTGGAGCCCAGAGGACGCATCATGACCTTACCACTCCAGCTGTTG GTGGTGCTGTTTTAGTATCTCCATCTAAAGTGAAGCTTCTAGTGCcacaacagaggaaaaaaatgttCCCTCAGGATGGCTTAGCAACTGCAAAGAATGAGTTTACCAag
- the MDM1 gene encoding nuclear protein MDM1 isoform X6 — MGGEWHSHPAQGGKRAVRRRVVWDAGQKLFLGNRLLTPRPLGALCPVNCPSGGASALGDMPVRFKGLSEYQRNFLWKNSYLSESRNPSVGRKYPWAGLRSDQLGITKEPSFISKRRVPYRDPQISESLEWKGSNSENNVVVSAEPEAPILQETEQKEDVNQEEVLALEVSRLPKRTRSHSADSRAEGTIDLVENNEDVKANHTPVNENVELEHSTKLLSEKADSGLDRLLRKKAGLTAVPSHNALRNSEYQRQFVWKTPKEAAPVFANQVLHNKSKFVPQFKGNSVIHETEYKRNFKGLSPVKEPKLRNDLKENGNLETISPEKKCNKKDDPLKSEGEMALKDLNQPKKKLTPWSHQRLGKVNSEYRAKYLSPAQYLYKAGAWTRVKENMPDQGSLNAMWYAEVRELREKAEFYRKRVMGTHFSRDHLNQILSDNNNCWDVSSTTSSEGTISSNIRALDLAGDPTSHKTLQKCPSTKLEEEKPVLEEQPPKFTTEKLGTSGAPTMPVKRRLAWDADNTVEDSQKQPKGEQEEESERDKQVYMGDLEKLEVNEKSEADKINEVSDSSSISSGKGGRLPTPKLRELGGAQRTHHDLTTPAVGGAVLVSPSKVKLLVPQQRKKMFPQDGLATAKNEFTKWEKQG, encoded by the exons ATGGGCGGGGAATGGCACAGCCACCCGGCTCAGGGAGGGAAGCGCGCAGTGCGGCGGCGCGTAGTCTGGGACGCTGGGCAGAAGCTTTTCCTAGGGAACCGACTGTTGACGCCCCGCCCCCTCGGGGCTCTTTGTCCCGTTAACTGTCCGAGTGGTGGGGCGTCAGCGCTGGGCGACATGCCGGTGCGCTTCAAG GGGCTGAGTGAATACCAGAGAAACTTTCTGTGGAAAAATTCATATTTGTCAGAGTCCCGTAATCCCTCAGTAGGACGAAAGTACCCATGGGCTGGACTTAGATCAGATCAGTTAG GAATTACGAAAGAACCAAGTTTTATTTCAAAGAGAAGAGTCCCTTACCGTGACCCACAGATTTCAGAATCTCTTGAGTGGAAGGGATCTAACTCTGAGAACAACGTGGTTGTGTCAGCAGAACCTGAAGCTCCAATATTGCAAGAGACAGAACAAAAAGAAGATGTTAACCAAGAAGAAGTTCTCGCACTGGAAGTTTCCAGACTTCCCAAGAGAACCAGATCTCACTCTGCGGACTCCAGAGCTGAAGGGACCATAGACCTTGTGGAAAATAATGAGGATGTAAAAGCAAACCATACACCAGTTAACGAAAACGTGGAACTGGAACACTCTACCAAGCTTCTTTCAGAAAAAGCAGATAGTGGG ttGGATAGACTTCTACGAAAGAAAGCTGGGTTGACTGCTGTTCCTTCTCATAATGCCTTGAGAAattctgaatatcaaaggcagTTTGTTTGGAAGACTCCTAAAGAAGCAGCTCCGGTTTTTGCCAATCAG gttttgCACAATAAAAGCAAATTTgttccacaattcaaaggtaacTCAGTCATCCATGAAACTGAATACAAAAGAAATTTCAAGGGCTTATCTCCAGTGAAAGAACCAAAGTTAAGAAATGATTTGAAAGAGAATGGAAATCTCGAAACTATATCTCCTGAAAAGAAG tgTAATAAAAAGGATGATCCTTTAAAATCAGAAGGAGAGATGGCATTGAAAGACCTAAACCAGCCTAAAAAGAAGCTTACTCCTTGGAGTCATCAGAGGCTTGG GAAGGTGAATTCTGAATATAGAGCAAAGTATCTGAGCCCAGCTCAGTATCTATATAAAGCTGGGGCTTGGACTCGTGTGAAGGAAAACATGCCAGATCAG GGTTCCCTAAATGCCATGTGGTATGCGGAG GTTAGAGAACTCCGAGAGAAGGCTGAGTTTTATAGGAAACGAGTCATGGGAACACATTTTTCTCGGGACCATTTGAATCAGATTCTATCTGATAACAACAACTGTTGGGATGTCTCCTCAACCACCAGCTCAGAGGGAACGATTAGTAGCAACATCAGAGCTCTAGATCTTGCTGG agaCCCTACAAGCCATAAGACTTTGCAGAAATGTCCTTCTACCAAACTAGAAGAagaaaaacctgtcttggaagaacagccCCCTAAATTTACCACAGAGAAATTGGGCACATCAGGTGCCCCCACTATGCCTGTTAAAAGACGTCTAGCTTGGGATGCAGATAACACCGTTGAAGATTCACAAAAACAGCCAAAAGGGGAGCAGGAGGAGGAAAGTGAAAGGGACAAGCAGGTTTATATGGGAGATCTGGAGAAGTTGGAAGTAAATGAAAAATCTGAGGCAGACAAGATAAACGAAGT GTCAGATTCTTCTTCTATATCCTCAGGAAAAGGAGGCAGGCTTCCTACACCAAAGCTGAGAGAACTTGGTGGAGCCCAGAGGACGCATCATGACCTTACCACTCCAGCTGTTG GTGGTGCTGTTTTAGTATCTCCATCTAAAGTGAAGCTTCTAGTGCcacaacagaggaaaaaaatgttCCCTCAGGATGGCTTAGCAACTGCAAAGAATGAGTTTACCAag